The Sporohalobacter salinus genomic interval AATAATACTCCTCCTATAGAAAAAAACAACCACCATCTATCAGGATACCAGACAGTAATAGTTAAAAAGGCGCGCCCTGCTACATATAAAAAGAGATTAGTCAAAATAAATACCTTTACTTTATCCAACAACCATTCTTTTGGAGTCTGATTAGAAAGTTCATACTTTCGACTCAACTTATAGCTAAATAAATAATCAAAGATCCAAGTGTAAATTGAATATAATAAGGTAACTCCAAAAATAAAAATGACTAATTTCAGATCAAAATTATCAATTATATTAGCTATAAAATTATAAACTTTTACTTCCAAAGAAAATCCAAAAAACACTAACCAGAAGATAAACTCTAAAACTATTTTATAACTATTATAGCGATCTTTAATCCGATTATATTCTTTAGCTAATTTTCGGCGCTCAGAATCATACATTTCCTCCATTGCAACAATCCCTTCCTCTCCAAACTATTATTACTTAAAAACAACCTGATAATTATATTTCTCTTTTTTTTAATTATTCTTTATTCTTTAATGGATTCCTCCAATTTAAGCATTAATTTAACTCCTATTTTACCCCGCGATAAAAATGCCCAGTAGTGTAACCTTTTTCATTCATCTTATATTTTAAAGTATCAAAATCAAATTCTTTATTATCAAGTTTAGCTCGATAAGCTCGAAGAATCTTAACTACTTCCTCCTTATCCTCTCTAACAAAGTCTAATCGATAACTTTGGCAGCCGGATTGAGTAATTTCCGATAAATAATCAATTACATAAAGGGGTTGACTATTATAAATAATAGTAGTACAGCTATCTAAGTCAGTTTCAATAGGAGCTATCATTTTCTTACGATCCAACAAACCATAATTGGTCTGTAAACACTCTTGATTACAGCTTTGTTCAGTATCAAATCCAGTTATTACACTACCAATTGGACAATATTCAGTAATCATCATAGGTAAATGACCATAAACAATAACTTCCTTATTGATATTATTATATTCAGTTAAGGCTTTAATTTCTTTTAAATTAAGCTCAGGAGAAAGAATTATCCCTTCATAATCTTCTAATTCCCAGTGGTTAACACTATAACTATTAAAGATATTCAATGAATAATCAGCAATTAATTGTTTATTTGTCTTCTGTAATAAATAAGCTATTCCCAATTGAGATACAAGATAGCCATCAATTTGACTATTTTCTAATCTATTAATCTTTTCTTTAACTTCATTTAGTCTATTCTGGCGAGCAATTTGAGGAAATTTAACAAAAAATTCAGTTCCATAATTTTCAGATTGTTGAGCTAAATCATTAATTTGATCTAAATTTAATTTTTGAATATCACAATAGACTCTATCTATTCCGACTTCTAATACATCTTCTAAATGGTTTACTTCTTTAAGATAGACAGTCAATCCTGTCTTTTCTACTTTATCAGCAACATTCAATTCAAAATCTTTCTGCTTAATCTCATTGCTACGTTCAGCAGATATAAACTCTTTACTTCTCTTTAAATTTAAAGCTTCAACTACTCTTCGACGTAACTGATTTATTTTAGAAATAGGTATAAATAAATTGTCATCAATATCCAGCTCTACATTGCCAAACTCATAAGGAGTATCCCCTAACTTATTTAATTGTTCTCGTAAATCACTTTCAGTAACTGGCTGGTTCTTTGCTTCTTCACATCTAAAGTCGCCTGTAACTGATACATAGTGACCTTCATCTTCCCAAACTTTTAATTCCATTGGTTCTCCTAACTTAGCCGTCAAATGTCCATAAATCTCTATCTTCTTAATAGTATTCGGTAACTGATAAGTCTCCTGCAACCTTGTTAGTAATTCTTTATCTGATGTACGATAAACAGAATCACCAGCCTTAATTCTTCCTCTAATCTCAATCTTAATTACATCCTCATTAACCTCTTCAGATTCCGATAAAACAACTCCTGGATTTTTCTCTTCTGCTGTCCAAATTTCGATTCCATCACCAGAATTAACTTCTTTATTTAATTTAATTTTACATTCTCCACTTTGATTATTATAATTAATAACCTTCCCTACCTTAACTCCCCAATTTTTAGGACGCTGAGGACTTATTAAATCTAACTCTTCTTTTCCTAAATAATAACCTGGAATAAATCCACCTCGATTAAAAATTTGAGTAACCTCTTCTAAATCATCCTCATTTACTTCATAATTCTGTTTACTATTTTCCAAATAATCATCAATATATTTTCGGTACTTTTCAGTTACCAAGGCAGTATACTCCGGCCGTTTCATTCTTCCTTCTATCTTAAATGAAGCAATACCACTATCTATTAAATCAGGCAAAATCTCTAATGTATTAATATCTTTAGGGCTAAGTAGATGACTTTTAGCAAACTCTTCTCCCACAACTTCCTTAGTATCTAAGTTAATTAAAGTATAAGGCAGACGACAAGGTTGAGCACAGCGACCGCGATTACCGCTCCGACCTCCAATTAAACTACTCATCAAACATTGTCCAGAATATGAGACACATAATGCTCCATGAACAAAACATTCTACTTCTAACTGAGTTTCTTCTATAATTTTCTTTATCTCTTCTAATGATAATTCCCGAGCTAATATAACTCGTGAAAAACCTAATTCCTCTAAGTATTTAGCTCCTTCTAAATTATGAATAGTCATCTGAGTACTAGCATGCAACTCTAAATCAGGTAAAAATTCATGTATTAATTTAGCTGTCCCTAAATCCTGAATAA includes:
- a CDS encoding DUF3656 domain-containing U32 family peptidase is translated as MYDYRLDKTELLAPVSNFKSLYAAVQNGCDAVYLGGKSFNAREHAQNFTLEELKEVFEYVHIRGVKVYVTVNTLYKDTEIKEVLEFIELIYKNGVDGVIIQDLGTAKLIHEFLPDLELHASTQMTIHNLEGAKYLEELGFSRVILARELSLEEIKKIIEETQLEVECFVHGALCVSYSGQCLMSSLIGGRSGNRGRCAQPCRLPYTLINLDTKEVVGEEFAKSHLLSPKDINTLEILPDLIDSGIASFKIEGRMKRPEYTALVTEKYRKYIDDYLENSKQNYEVNEDDLEEVTQIFNRGGFIPGYYLGKEELDLISPQRPKNWGVKVGKVINYNNQSGECKIKLNKEVNSGDGIEIWTAEEKNPGVVLSESEEVNEDVIKIEIRGRIKAGDSVYRTSDKELLTRLQETYQLPNTIKKIEIYGHLTAKLGEPMELKVWEDEGHYVSVTGDFRCEEAKNQPVTESDLREQLNKLGDTPYEFGNVELDIDDNLFIPISKINQLRRRVVEALNLKRSKEFISAERSNEIKQKDFELNVADKVEKTGLTVYLKEVNHLEDVLEVGIDRVYCDIQKLNLDQINDLAQQSENYGTEFFVKFPQIARQNRLNEVKEKINRLENSQIDGYLVSQLGIAYLLQKTNKQLIADYSLNIFNSYSVNHWELEDYEGIILSPELNLKEIKALTEYNNINKEVIVYGHLPMMITEYCPIGSVITGFDTEQSCNQECLQTNYGLLDRKKMIAPIETDLDSCTTIIYNSQPLYVIDYLSEITQSGCQSYRLDFVREDKEEVVKILRAYRAKLDNKEFDFDTLKYKMNEKGYTTGHFYRGVK